The following are from one region of the Populus trichocarpa isolate Nisqually-1 chromosome 8, P.trichocarpa_v4.1, whole genome shotgun sequence genome:
- the LOC18101471 gene encoding beta-glucosidase-like SFR2, chloroplastic, which yields MLGVGILLAEGENEFFYGLETAPAHAEDRLTDAWPQGLETAGVPMGSATGDGGSPPASASEKDVNKPLKVAMEAMTRGFEKYSELEMPATNKECHHNVAAWCNVSHQAEAGKGYWCQCLPNGN from the exons ATGCTGGGTGTGGGGATTCTTCTTGCTG AAGGAGAAAATGAGTTTTTCTATGGATTGGAAACCGCCCCAGCCCATGCTGAGGACAGGCTTACTGATGCTTGGCCTCAGGGTTTGGAAACAGCAGGTGTGCCTATGGGTTCAGCAACTGGTGATGGTGGATCTCCGCCAGCTTCTGCTTCTGAGAAAGATGTGAATAAGCCGCTCAAAGTAGCTATGGAAGCCATGACCAGAGGGTTTGAAAAGTATTCAGAACTTGAAATGCCTGCAACAAATAAAGAGTGCCATCACAATGTAGCTGCATGGTGCAATGTTTCCCACCA AGCTGAAGCTGGAAAAGGATACTGGTGTCAGTGTCTTCCGAATGGGAATTGA
- the LOC18101472 gene encoding LOW QUALITY PROTEIN: uncharacterized protein LOC18101472 (The sequence of the model RefSeq protein was modified relative to this genomic sequence to represent the inferred CDS: inserted 1 base in 1 codon): MPEEPVNGLEENVNFAALERYKWIIARVRSYGMKVMQTLFHHSLPPWAAPIHVVSLYTHVYLRKVGGLLNFDSDILHVLSIKTIKNTLKNNYYGIPSSFESGLGLSADCSPGVPSTSGADSELTSEEEITRLLNCTDHYSVLGLSRYXNVDVSVLKREYRKMTKLVHPDKNMGNEKAAEAFKKLQNAYEVLLDSLKRKAYDDELRREDLLNYFRRFQSTSQKNGERGFFASWFAHSEAEGDDPFGESRRIACKRCGNFHLWVHTKKSKSQARWCQDCKDFHQAKDGDGWVEQSSQPFLFGLLQKVDAPTAYVCADSKIYDATDWYICQGMRCPANSHKPSFHVNTSITSKHNTRKGSSSGQRSGRMPTPNMEETMTEEELFEWLQKAVQAGEFDNYSSGTSNESPSAKAGNGPKSGGGGSSSGNKRKKKGKKQW, translated from the exons ATGCCAGAGGAGCCTGTCAATGGGCTCGAAGAGAAT GTTAATTTTGCAGCATTGGAGCGATATAAGTGGATCATTGCCAGGGTTCGCTCTTATGGAATGAAGGTCATGCAGACCCTTTTCCATCACTCATTGCCACCATGGGCTG CTCCCATCCATGTAGTTTCCTTGTATACACATGTTTACTTGCGAAAGGTTGGTGGGCTTCTGAATTTTGATTCTGATATACT TCATGTGTTgtccatcaaaacaattaaaaatactttaaaaaataactattatggGATCCCTTCATCCTTTGAAAGTGGCCTGGGATTATCAGCAGATTGTAGCCCGGGAGTACCTTCAACCAGTGGGGCTGATTCCGAGTTGACTTCTGAAGAGGAAATTACTCGGTTATTGAACTGTACTGATCACTACTCCGTGTTGGGTTTGTCCCGGT GGAACGTGGATGTTTCTGTTCTGAAGAGAGAGTATAGGAAGATG ACAAAGCTGGTTCATCCTGACAAGAATATGGGCAATGAGAAGGCTGCAGAAGCTTTTAAGAAACTTCAAAATGCATACGAG GTGTTACTTGATTCCTTGAAGCGAAAAGCATATGATGATGAATTAAGAAGGGAAGACTTGTTGAACTATTTTCGTAGGTTTCAAAGTACTTCACAAAAG AATGGAGAGCGTGGTTTCTTTGCCTCTTGGTTTGCACATTCAGAGGCTGAAGGTGATGACCCTTTTGGAGAATCAAGGCGAATAGCTTGCAAAAGGTGTGGCAACTTTCATCTCTGGGTGCATaccaagaaatcaaaatccCAAGCAAGATGGTGCcag GACTGCAAAGATTTTCATCAAGCAAAAGATGGAGATGGATGGGTTGAGCAATCTTCACAACCCTTCCTTTTTGGATTATTGCAGAAG GTTGATGCTCCCACTGCATATGTTTGCGCAGATAGCAAGATATATGATGCCACTGACTGGTATATTTGTCAG GGAATGAGATGTCCAGCCAACAGTCACAAGCCAAGTTTTCATGTAAACACCAGTATAACCTCCAAACACAATACCAGAAAGGGATCCAGTTCAGGACAAAGAAGCGGTCGGATGCCAACACCTAATATGGAGGAAACCATGACAGAAGAAGAATTATTTGAATGGTTACAGAAGGCAGTGCAAGCAGGCGAGTTTGACAACTACAGTTCTGGCACCTCTAATGAGAGCCCATCAGCCAAGGCCGGAAATGGTCCAAAGAGTGGCGGAGGTGGCAGTAGCAGTGgcaacaaaaggaagaaaaaggggAAGAAGCAATGGTGA
- the LOC7471092 gene encoding protein REGULATOR OF FATTY ACID COMPOSITION 3, chloroplastic: METLLHRTATFPTPKHRVFSHSIQNKSLFIASGCHSFSARPLFLSLGLRKSVIVEAKKSNKNNNNKKNKQDTHSFVAKPDEAIGPFPEAILLKEKKAQEDGRVLPEFADAEEEKLFEFLNLELQSELKVERLRHYEVVYLIHEKHDEEVGSLNEKVQDFVREKKGRIWRFNDWGMRRLAYKIQKAKNAHYILMNFELEARWINDFKNMLDKDERVIRHLVIKRDEAITEDCPPPPEFHTLQGGMDNNDEEDGLDYDDNDEAYDEDLEVEAEAVYGDGDEAEGSVSVISLHGYKEDDDGNNEVRHSKFASASNTRKKADT, translated from the exons ATGGAGACGCTTTTACACAGAACGGCAACTTTTCCAACACCAAAACATAGAGTGTTTTCCCACAGTATCCAAAATAAAAGCTTGTTTATTGCAAGTGGTTGTCACTCTTTTTCTGCAAGGCCATTATTTCTTTCACTGGGACTGAGAAAATCGGTGATAGTTGAAGCCAAAAAgagcaacaaaaacaataataacaagaagaatAAACAAGACACTCATAGCTTTGTAGCCAAACCAGATGAAGCCATTGGGCCTTTCCCTGAAGCTATTTTGCTTAAAGAG AAGAAAGCGCAGGAGGATGGTAGAGTTCTGCCTGAGTTTGCTGATGCTGAAGAAG AGAAGCTCTTTGAATTTTTGAACCTTGAGCTGCAGAGTGAATTGAAAGTGGAGCGAT TGCGCCATTATGAAGTGGTTTATCTAATCCATGAGAAGCATGATGAAGAGGTTGGCAGTTTGAATGAGAAAGTTCAAG ATTTTGTGAGGGAGAAGAAAGGCAGGATATGGAGATTCAATGATTGGGGCATGCGAAGGTTAGCATACAAAATACAGAAAGCCAAAAATGCTCACTACATCTTGATGAACTTTGAGTTGGAAGCCAGATGGATCAATGACTTTAAGAACATGTTAGACAAAGATGAAAGAGTCATCCGGCACCTCGTGATAAAGAGGGATGAAGCAATCACAGAGGATTGTCCACCTCCACCTGAGTTCCACACTTTGCAAGGAGGTATGGATAACAACGATGAAGAGGATGGATTAGATTATGACGACAATGACGAAGCATATGATGAGGATTTGGAGGTTGAGGCGGAGGCAGTctatggtgatggtgatgaagCGGAAGGTAGTGTTAGTGTTATTTCTTTGCACGGGTACAAAGAAGATGACGATGGAAATAATGAGGTTAGACATAGTAAATTCGCTAGTGCAAGTAACACAAGGAAAAAAGCGGATACCTGA
- the LOC7471094 gene encoding desiccation-related protein PCC13-62 → MAELFTSTTIATIIASLILLLVPISCSSPFITDGSRDSPIPQSDIDLLEFPLNLEYLEAEFFLYGSMGQGLDNFAPNLTMGGPKPLGAKKANLDPYTRDVIKQFAWQEVGHLRAIKDTVQGFPRPLLDLSTKSFAKTMDAAFGKRLSPPFDPYASSLHYLIASYVIPYVGLTGYVGANPKLQAAASKRLVAGLLAVESGQDAVIRGLLYEYALIRLHPYGITVAEFTNRISDLRNKLGQEGIKDEGLVVPKKFGAEGQIRGNVLAGDEYSIGYARTPEEILRVVYGSGNESTPGGFYPKGADGRIAKSHLQHS, encoded by the exons atggctGAGCTATTTACTTCTACCACCATAGCCACTATTATTGCTTCTCTAATCCTCCTCCTAGTTCcaatttcttgttcttctccatTCATTACAGATGGATCGAGAGACTCTCCGATTCCACAATCAGATATTGATCTACTTGAATTTCCTTTAAATTTAGAGTACCTTGAGGCTGAGTTCTTTTTGTATGGATCGATGGGTCAAGGACTGGATAATTTTGCTCCAAATTTAACCATGGGAGGGCCGAAACCCTTGGGTGCTAAGAAGGCTAATCTTGACCCTTACACTAGAGATGTCATCAAGCAGTTTGCATGGCAAGAAGTGGGACACTTGAG AGCAATCAAGGATACTGTGCAGGGATTTCCAAGGCCATTGCTGGATTTGAGCACAAAATCATTTGCAAAAACCATGGATGCCGCTTTTGGGAAACGATTGTCTCCACCTTTTGATCCTTATGCCTCTTCACTTCACTATCTTATCGCATCCTATGTCATCCCTTATGTCGGACTGACAGGATATGTTGGAGCAAACCCAAAACTCCAGGCTGCTGCTTCCAAGAGG CTTGTCGCAGGCCTTTTGGCTGTGGAGTCTGGCCAAGATGCAGTCATCCGAGGATTGTTATATGAGTATGCCTTGATCAGGTTGCACCCATATGGGATAACTGTGGCAGAATTcacaaatcgcatttcagatcTGAGGAACAAGCTAGGGCAAGAAGGTATAAAAGATGAAGGCCTTGTAGTTCCCAAAAAGTTTGGTGCTGAGGGGCAAATTAGAGGCAATGTCCTTGCGGGAGATGAGTACTCCATTGGATATGCAAGGACTCCGGAGGAAATACTAAGAGTTGTGTATGGTAGCGGTAATGAAAGTACTCCTGGAGGTTTCTACCCTAAGGGGGCTGATGGTCGAATTGCTAAATCCCATCTGCAACATTCCTAA
- the LOC7471095 gene encoding pentatricopeptide repeat-containing protein At3g48810-like, whose translation MLLWLITTAPSSGNLMFNHAHHLIENMANENCPPNTITSNTFIKGLCCSGKVEWAMKVLDQMGKYGCSPNVTKYNELLDGLFNANRIQEALRIVGEIEEMEIELNLVTYNTILSGFCHAGMLKDASQLVGKMLVGGTKPDAITYNTVIYAYCEQGEVKTAVQLVDRLTEERGIQTYLHALVFWGVLQLDWST comes from the exons ATGCTGCTCTGGCTAATAACAACCGCTCCCTCGTCCGG GAATTTAATGTTCAATCATGCTCATCATCTTATAGAGAATATGGCGAATGAAAATTGTCCTCCAAATACAATTACATCCAATACATTTATCAAAGGTTTATGTTGCAGTGGAAAGGTGGAGTGGGCAATGAAAGTGCTCGATCAAATGGGGAAATATGGGTGTTCACCTAATGTCACAAAATATAATGAACTTTTGGATGGTCTTTTCAATGCAAACAGAATACAAGAAGCTCTTCGGATAGTTGGAGAGATAGAAGAAATGGAGATCGAGTTGAATTTAGTGACTTATAATACCATTTTGTCTGGATTTTGTCATGCTGGAATGCTAAAAGATGCTTCGCAGCTTGTTGGGAAAATGCTGGTTGGGGGAACCAAGCCTGATGCCATCACATATAACACGGTAATTTATGCATACTGTGAGCAAGGCGAGGTAAAGACTGCCGTCCAGCTTGTAGATAGATTAACAGAGGAGAGGGGTATCCAAACATATTTACATGCACTAGTCTTTTGGGGGGTTCTGCAATTGGATTGGAGTACATGA